The genomic interval GGAACCGTTGTGATCACTTTTCCATATTCGCGCGAAGAAAAGTCCATGTTAACTACGGCAAGAAAATCGGGATTCTTGTGAGCTTGATCACTGGCCCAAACAAACATGTATTTTTCCGTGTCTCCTGTTTTTGCAATAGCCGCCAGGACTGCCACTGTAATAAACAGAAGACCCGCAGAGACTAAAAAGGTTTTCCATTCAACTTTTCTCATGTTATTCCTTCCCCCATTATTCTTTCTAATCCAATTTAGAGAGCGCTAGACATGCCGAGTACTAACCAAGGGTAGGATTTCTTAGCTAACTTTCGATAGCGGGAAGAGATCAATCCTGTTGAATGATGCCGCGCTTCAGCGCTGTCGTTGCAGCCTGCGTACGGTCACTGACACCCATTTTTGTAAGAATCGTGTTCACATAACCTTTGACGGTGCCTTCGGTGGTGTGAAGCGTAGCAGCAATTTCTTTATTGCTCAAACCTTTCACAATCAGTTTCAGCACCTCCATTTCCCTGGGTGTCAGTTCTGTCATCGGAATTCTTTCTGCCAGAGTCGCCGCAACATCTTCGGGAATGCGCCATTGTCCGGAATGAACCGCACGAATTGTATCCAGCAATACGTTTGTAGAAACGGTTTTTAAAAGGTAAGAGCGCGCGCCCGCTTGTAAAGCCCGATGGATTAGTTCGTCTCCGCTATAGGATGTAAGGACGATAATGCGTGCGTTTGGAAATTGCTTTCGAATTTCTGCCGTTGCACCGATTGCATCGAGTCCCGGCATCCTCAGATCCAGCAAAGCGACATCGGGTCTATGTTCACGGAACCGCAGGATTGTTTCCTGACCATTGCTTGCTTCGGCAACGACCGTCATATCGGTTTGAGCCTTGATCACTGCTGAAAGTCCTTCCCGCACAATCGGATGGTCATCGGCAATTAAAATGCGTATCGGCTTTTCCGTTTTCATGAATGCTCTTCTTGTCAGCTTCTGCAGAGGGTCGGCCACTCGGGAAATGGATGTTCCGTGTTGAAGACAGTATACAATAATCCGAGAATAGGCCGAAAAATTGCTGGTAGTCGAAAATTTTCTACCAAGACTTCTCTTCTTTCAGCCGCTCTCGTGTCCAGTGCTTTAAAGACTTAATGCTTGGAGTTCACAAGCATAAGGAACAAAAATTGAGGTGCCATCCTGCCCAAAATCAGGGTAATCCCCTCATTGATCTATGAAACGCCAAGCGTTCATATTCAAGTTGCTGGGTGCTTACTCTGCAAACGAACGGAGGTGCCACCATGATCCACAAGATATTTGTTATAGCCGGTTGTTTTGTATTGATCCTTTTGTGCAATCGGCCTGTACGGTCCGCAGAAACAACTGCCGCAGATATAGCGCTACGCCATCTTGCTGAGCAACGACAGGCGCTTGGGTTAACAGAGGCGGACATCGCGGACGTGGTGGTGAGCGATTATTACACCAGCGATCATACAGGTGTGACTCACGTGTATTTGCGCCAACGGTATCAGGGAATCGAAGTGTTCTCCGGCAACTGCAATATCAATCTCGCACCGGATGGTACCCTCTTGAGTCTTGGTTCGGACATGGTGCCGAACCTTGCTCGTCCGTGAACGGAAC from bacterium carries:
- a CDS encoding response regulator transcription factor; translated protein: MKTEKPIRILIADDHPIVREGLSAVIKAQTDMTVVAEASNGQETILRFREHRPDVALLDLRMPGLDAIGATAEIRKQFPNARIIVLTSYSGDELIHRALQAGARSYLLKTVSTNVLLDTIRAVHSGQWRIPEDVAATLAERIPMTELTPREMEVLKLIVKGLSNKEIAATLHTTEGTVKGYVNTILTKMGVSDRTQAATTALKRGIIQQD